One Microbacter margulisiae genomic window carries:
- a CDS encoding DUF5715 family protein — MTKRITHLRLLFLFAISLIVVIVSVHFLRPLFKPSMFRVHTCKCDFCKDAAIPIDSTDRLDDLNDVQLEHAKIGGLKHPFETDSAFQSAIDSLTSNNILIYVQDCRYFKVDVLHHSHPYLVPEAVNLLRDIGMEFQKRLKEKHLKAYRFMITSMLRTDESQDQLKRYNRNATNESAHCYGTTFDITYKQFFDGDNPIFSAKVRGIFTQTLQAMRAQCRFLIKREIHQSCYHMTVVVCKPNLPVKRK; from the coding sequence ATGACAAAACGCATCACACACTTACGCCTTCTTTTTTTATTTGCCATCTCTCTGATTGTTGTTATCGTTTCTGTTCATTTTCTCCGGCCATTGTTTAAGCCCTCCATGTTTCGGGTACATACGTGCAAATGTGATTTTTGTAAAGATGCAGCCATACCGATTGACTCGACAGATAGGTTAGATGATCTGAATGACGTTCAGTTGGAACATGCAAAAATTGGAGGATTAAAACATCCGTTTGAAACCGACAGTGCTTTTCAGTCTGCTATCGACTCTTTAACTTCAAATAATATACTGATTTATGTTCAGGATTGCCGTTATTTCAAAGTTGATGTTTTGCACCATTCACATCCCTATTTAGTCCCCGAAGCCGTGAATCTTTTAAGAGACATTGGTATGGAATTTCAAAAACGATTGAAGGAAAAACATCTTAAGGCATATCGGTTTATGATTACATCTATGCTTCGTACCGACGAAAGCCAGGACCAGCTTAAACGGTATAATCGTAATGCAACCAATGAATCAGCTCATTGTTATGGTACTACCTTTGACATCACCTACAAACAGTTCTTTGATGGTGATAATCCAATTTTTTCAGCTAAAGTGCGTGGCATTTTTACTCAAACTCTTCAGGCTATGCGTGCTCAATGCCGTTTTCTAATTAAACGGGAGATACATCAAAGTTGCTATCATATGACTGTGGTCGTATGCAAGCCAAATCTTCCGGTAAAAAGAAAGTAA
- a CDS encoding class I SAM-dependent methyltransferase, which yields MNTFNQAASTWDNRPVHWERSQAIANLLKQHIALHPDMVALEFGAGTGILSFLLKDNLKKIILMDNTPEMLQVINEKIEETGVQNFATLLCDLEASPYNGESVDLIFTQMAMHHVKDIPLVLQRFYGMLHSKGYIVIADLYPEDGSFHAGGIPAFHNGIDTEQLCQQVQQAQFKNCQHEWCFTVKRLLDNGSVKEFPIFLLIAQK from the coding sequence ATGAATACATTTAATCAGGCAGCATCTACATGGGATAACCGACCTGTCCATTGGGAACGTTCTCAGGCTATTGCAAATTTATTAAAGCAACATATTGCTTTGCATCCAGATATGGTCGCACTTGAATTTGGCGCTGGTACCGGAATCTTGAGTTTTTTGTTAAAGGATAATTTGAAAAAGATAATCCTTATGGATAATACACCTGAGATGTTGCAGGTAATCAACGAAAAAATAGAAGAAACAGGGGTGCAAAATTTTGCAACACTATTATGTGATTTGGAGGCATCACCTTACAATGGTGAATCTGTTGATCTGATTTTTACACAAATGGCTATGCATCATGTGAAAGATATACCATTAGTGTTACAGCGTTTTTATGGCATGCTTCATTCTAAAGGCTACATTGTTATTGCCGATTTGTATCCTGAAGATGGATCTTTTCACGCAGGTGGCATCCCTGCTTTTCACAATGGGATTGATACAGAACAGCTTTGCCAGCAAGTACAACAAGCCCAATTTAAAAACTGTCAGCACGAATGGTGTTTTACAGTAAAAAGATTACTGGACAATGGATCTGTCAAAGAATTCCCTATTTTCCTCTTGATTGCCCAAAAATGA